In Deltaproteobacteria bacterium, a single genomic region encodes these proteins:
- a CDS encoding phospholipid carrier-dependent glycosyltransferase, whose product MHAPSPPVSPWLRALLVGAAALLLFTKLGALEASAPDEPRYLQVSEEVRALEQGPRGLVLLHLNGEPYTQKPPLYYWLAALAGVREGRVSELAGRIPSAAAGVLLVALTLALGSRLLGGRVGFAGAALLLTTYEFARLARRVQLDPLLALLETLALAAFWRLDRGMGSRALNALALHVALGLAVLTKGPVGFLVPVLVIVAFLAWEKRLRDLARVFPWWGLLLSIAPGLAWIVAASALAPDGFAWEAVWVNLLGRLGDGAPHDNPPWYFLYQLPLDFLPWTLLFPVAGIAAWRTLRSSDETPETQRAWRFLLAWAGATFVFFSLASGKRGLYLLPAFPAIALLCAGGLERWLAGRARAPKRLAFVALLVGLLFALLGALALQLGSGAPLPALFKNDWLGRWLKPSDLAEIDLALLRSFGLTLFGAIVAAALAWIALVRARSSALRFVFVPIGLAYAALFAAFAQLFPAIDPMRSVRPVALAASARTPAGAEIGLYDEHNLVGGLAYYAAAPVRELATPAEVAEFFESGGRVVVARARKLEGPPLGEIVERFRSGDRQIVLIAPAVGS is encoded by the coding sequence ATGCACGCGCCCTCGCCTCCGGTCTCGCCTTGGCTGCGCGCGCTGCTCGTTGGCGCCGCCGCTCTCCTGCTCTTCACGAAGCTCGGCGCGCTCGAAGCCTCGGCGCCCGACGAGCCTCGCTATCTGCAGGTTTCCGAAGAGGTGCGCGCGCTCGAGCAGGGGCCGCGTGGGCTCGTGCTGCTGCATCTGAACGGCGAGCCGTACACGCAGAAGCCCCCGCTCTATTACTGGCTCGCCGCGCTCGCAGGTGTGCGGGAGGGGCGCGTGAGCGAGCTCGCGGGGCGCATCCCGTCCGCCGCGGCCGGCGTGCTGCTCGTCGCGCTCACGCTCGCGCTCGGCTCGCGCCTGCTCGGCGGACGCGTCGGCTTCGCGGGCGCCGCGCTGCTGCTCACCACCTACGAGTTCGCGCGACTCGCGCGCCGCGTGCAGCTCGACCCTCTGCTCGCGCTGCTCGAGACGCTCGCGCTCGCCGCCTTCTGGCGCCTCGATCGCGGCATGGGCAGCCGCGCGCTGAACGCGCTCGCGCTGCACGTCGCGCTCGGGCTCGCGGTGCTGACCAAGGGCCCCGTCGGCTTCCTCGTGCCCGTGCTCGTCATCGTCGCCTTCCTAGCGTGGGAGAAGCGGCTGCGCGATCTCGCCCGCGTGTTTCCGTGGTGGGGCCTGCTGCTCTCGATCGCGCCCGGCCTCGCGTGGATCGTGGCAGCGAGTGCGCTCGCACCCGATGGATTCGCGTGGGAAGCGGTTTGGGTGAACTTGCTCGGCCGGCTCGGCGACGGCGCGCCGCACGACAACCCGCCGTGGTACTTCCTCTACCAGCTGCCGCTCGACTTCTTGCCGTGGACGCTGCTCTTCCCCGTCGCCGGCATCGCCGCGTGGCGCACGCTGCGCAGCTCGGACGAGACGCCCGAGACGCAGCGCGCCTGGCGCTTCCTGCTGGCGTGGGCCGGCGCGACGTTCGTGTTCTTCTCGCTCGCGAGCGGGAAACGAGGCCTCTACTTGCTCCCGGCTTTCCCGGCGATCGCCCTGCTCTGCGCGGGTGGCCTCGAGCGCTGGCTCGCGGGCCGCGCGCGAGCACCGAAGCGCCTCGCGTTCGTCGCGCTGCTGGTCGGGCTGCTGTTCGCGCTCCTCGGCGCGCTCGCGCTCCAGCTCGGCAGCGGCGCGCCGCTCCCGGCGCTCTTCAAGAACGACTGGCTCGGGCGCTGGCTCAAGCCGAGCGACCTCGCCGAGATCGACCTCGCGCTGCTGCGCTCGTTCGGGCTCACGCTGTTCGGCGCGATCGTCGCGGCCGCGCTCGCGTGGATCGCGCTCGTGCGCGCGCGCTCGTCGGCGCTGCGCTTCGTGTTCGTGCCGATCGGCCTCGCCTACGCCGCGCTGTTCGCCGCGTTCGCGCAGCTCTTTCCCGCGATCGACCCGATGCGCAGCGTGCGGCCGGTCGCGCTGGCCGCGTCTGCGCGCACGCCCGCCGGCGCCGAGATCGGTCTCTACGACGAGCACAACCTCGTGGGCGGCCTCGCCTACTACGCCGCCGCGCCGGTGCGCGAGCTCGCCACGCCCGCCGAGGTCGCGGAGTTCTTCGAGAGCGGCGGCCGCGTGGTCGTTGCGCGCGCGCGCAAGCTCGAGGGTCCACCACTCGGAGAAATCGTGGAGCGCTTCCGCAGCGGGGATCGCCAAATCGTGCTGATCGCGCCGGCCGTCGGGTCCTAG
- a CDS encoding NAD(P)-dependent oxidoreductase — translation MKNARIVITGATGQVGLPLTRALARDNTVFALGRYAKPADAAKIEALGAKPVRADLARGELAAVPTDADVVLNLAVVRSNTPDFDGDLAMNAEGAGLLFSHCRPRRAFIHGSSAAVYAWKNGEPVSEGDPLGDHHRVMMPTYSLCKIAAESVVRYCARQHGIPTTIARLGVPYGENGGWPWYHLMMMKAGVPIPVHPSGANRFPLFHEEDQLRTFDALVEMASVPATIVNWAGSEDTKVEEWCAELASLTGLTPKFDRTEKALAPLPLDVRKLEARAGKSRVAWRDGIRRMVAARNPELLKA, via the coding sequence ATGAAGAACGCACGCATCGTCATCACCGGCGCGACGGGGCAGGTCGGCTTGCCGCTGACGCGCGCGCTCGCGCGCGACAACACCGTGTTCGCGCTCGGGCGCTACGCGAAGCCGGCCGACGCCGCGAAGATCGAGGCGCTCGGCGCGAAGCCCGTGCGCGCCGATCTCGCGAGGGGCGAACTCGCCGCGGTGCCCACCGACGCCGACGTCGTGCTCAACCTCGCCGTCGTGCGCAGCAACACGCCCGACTTCGACGGCGATCTCGCGATGAACGCCGAGGGCGCGGGCTTGCTCTTCTCGCACTGCCGCCCGCGCCGCGCCTTCATCCACGGCTCGTCCGCCGCCGTCTACGCGTGGAAGAACGGCGAGCCCGTGAGCGAGGGCGACCCGCTCGGCGATCACCACCGCGTGATGATGCCCACCTACAGCCTCTGCAAGATCGCCGCGGAGTCGGTGGTTCGATACTGCGCGCGCCAGCACGGCATTCCGACGACGATCGCGCGCCTCGGCGTTCCCTACGGCGAGAACGGAGGCTGGCCCTGGTACCACCTGATGATGATGAAGGCGGGCGTGCCGATCCCCGTGCATCCCAGCGGCGCGAATCGCTTCCCGCTGTTTCACGAGGAGGACCAGCTGCGCACTTTCGATGCGCTGGTCGAGATGGCGAGCGTGCCCGCCACGATCGTGAACTGGGCGGGCAGCGAGGACACAAAGGTCGAGGAGTGGTGTGCGGAGCTCGCGTCGCTCACCGGCCTCACGCCGAAGTTCGATCGCACAGAGAAGGCGCTCGCGCCGCTGCCGCTCGACGTGCGCAAGCTCGAGGCGCGCGCCGGCAAGTCGCGCGTCGCATGGCGCGATGGAATCCGGCGCATGGTCGCAGCGCGCAACCCGGAGTTGTTGAAGGCGTGA
- a CDS encoding glycosyltransferase family 2 protein: protein MSLAPYLSVVVPFFNEHGNAEALHAEIVAALASVAGGFECVYVDDGSRDGTGEVLAGLAAKDARVRVISLAANEGQTAALAAGFAASRGEVIATLDGDGQNDPADLPRLLGALDRADCVNGVRTNRQDTRLKKLSSRVANAFRNWATRENVTDVGCSLRVMRASFVKRVKLYRGMHRFLPTLLRLEGARLAELPVSHRPRHSGVSKYGIGNRLFVGIADVLAVRWMVKRALPRARSRKTSD, encoded by the coding sequence GTGAGCCTCGCGCCGTACCTGAGCGTCGTCGTGCCGTTCTTCAATGAGCACGGCAACGCGGAGGCGCTCCACGCCGAGATCGTCGCCGCGCTCGCGAGCGTCGCGGGCGGCTTCGAGTGCGTGTACGTGGACGACGGCAGCCGCGACGGCACTGGCGAGGTGCTCGCGGGGCTCGCGGCGAAAGACGCGCGGGTGCGCGTGATCTCGCTCGCCGCGAACGAGGGGCAGACGGCAGCGCTCGCCGCGGGCTTCGCTGCCTCGCGCGGCGAAGTGATCGCGACGCTCGACGGCGACGGCCAGAACGACCCCGCCGACCTGCCGCGCTTGTTAGGCGCGCTCGACCGCGCCGACTGCGTGAACGGCGTGCGCACGAATCGCCAGGACACGCGCTTGAAGAAGCTCTCGTCGCGCGTCGCCAACGCGTTTCGCAACTGGGCCACGCGCGAGAACGTCACCGACGTCGGCTGCTCGCTGCGCGTGATGCGCGCGAGCTTCGTGAAGCGCGTGAAGCTCTACCGCGGCATGCACCGCTTCCTGCCCACGCTGTTGCGCCTCGAAGGCGCGCGGCTCGCCGAGCTGCCGGTGAGCCACCGGCCGCGGCATTCGGGCGTCTCGAAGTATGGGATCGGGAACCGGCTGTTCGTCGGGATCGCGGACGTGCTGGCGGTGCGCTGGATGGTGAAGCGGGCGCTGCCTCGGGCCCGGAGCCGAAAAACGAGCGACTGA
- a CDS encoding TolC family protein, translating to MPSSARAAERSPALRAAQLELLRSADSTRLARREIVPEFALTAAYMNKQQLFPEWELGMKLSIPLWARQKQRRMAAEAALMERAAEQERRRTELDIDARLGALHASAEASQRLLALYRDALIPSAARTFESARASYAAGRIELMAVISAFTALRDARIREAEERARLLGALAEIGPLVGETPLGEAWEVRP from the coding sequence TTGCCGAGCTCCGCGCGCGCCGCCGAGCGCTCGCCGGCGCTGCGCGCCGCGCAGCTCGAGTTGCTGCGCAGCGCGGACTCCACGCGCCTCGCGCGCCGCGAGATCGTGCCGGAGTTCGCGCTCACCGCGGCCTACATGAACAAGCAGCAGCTGTTCCCCGAGTGGGAGCTCGGGATGAAGCTCAGCATTCCGCTGTGGGCGCGGCAGAAGCAGCGCCGCATGGCCGCGGAGGCTGCGTTGATGGAGCGGGCCGCCGAGCAGGAGCGCCGCCGCACGGAGCTCGACATCGACGCGCGCCTCGGCGCACTGCACGCATCGGCCGAGGCGTCGCAGCGACTGCTCGCGCTCTATCGCGATGCGCTGATTCCGAGCGCCGCGCGCACGTTCGAGTCCGCGCGCGCTTCCTACGCCGCGGGCCGCATCGAGCTGATGGCGGTGATCAGCGCGTTCACCGCGCTGCGCGACGCGCGCATTCGTGAGGCCGAGGAGCGGGCGCGGTTGCTCGGCGCGCTCGCGGAGATCGGGCCGCTCGTCGGCGAGACGCCGCTCGGCGAAGCGTGGGAGGTGAGGCCATGA
- a CDS encoding efflux RND transporter periplasmic adaptor subunit, with protein MSQGAARWTLALVLGCAGCGDERAAHVGHEPPPVEASAPKRGDAALPGMAPVSIAEDRRQLLGVRTVELSVRPLLREIRTVGVVAADERRVRRIQSKVEGWVEELFVGFTGEAVRVGAPVLALYSPELVASQREYVIALEAAKGGADDRSGLVAAAHARLRAFDVSDAQIAALARSRSPQRRVVLHSPIRGFVTVKAVAQGAYVMPESELFTVSDLSRVWVWAELNEDEIPLVALGQRARIEVAAAEADRDAQVTYVQPTLDVETRTLRVRFDLDNADGALRPGMYATVKIERPLGDVLALPEEAVIDTGERRVVFVETARGTFTPREVSLGRHGQDHYEVLGGLAAGDRVAVSAQFLLDSESRLRGAGHTAHGAH; from the coding sequence ATGAGCCAGGGAGCGGCACGCTGGACGCTCGCGCTCGTGCTGGGGTGCGCCGGTTGCGGGGACGAGCGCGCAGCGCACGTCGGGCACGAGCCGCCGCCAGTGGAGGCATCGGCGCCGAAGCGAGGCGACGCCGCGCTGCCGGGGATGGCGCCCGTCAGCATCGCCGAGGATCGCCGGCAGTTGTTAGGGGTGCGCACCGTCGAGCTTTCCGTTCGGCCCCTCCTACGCGAGATCCGCACGGTCGGCGTGGTGGCGGCCGACGAAAGGAGAGTGAGGCGCATCCAGAGCAAGGTCGAAGGCTGGGTCGAGGAGCTCTTCGTCGGATTCACCGGCGAGGCGGTGCGCGTGGGCGCCCCCGTTCTCGCGCTCTACAGCCCGGAGCTGGTCGCGAGTCAGCGCGAATACGTGATCGCGCTGGAGGCGGCCAAGGGCGGGGCCGACGACCGCTCCGGACTCGTCGCCGCCGCGCACGCCCGGCTGCGCGCGTTCGACGTGAGCGATGCACAGATCGCGGCACTCGCGCGCTCGCGCAGCCCGCAGCGCCGCGTGGTGCTGCACTCGCCGATCCGCGGCTTCGTCACGGTGAAGGCCGTCGCGCAGGGCGCCTACGTCATGCCCGAGTCGGAGCTGTTCACGGTGTCGGATCTCTCGCGCGTGTGGGTGTGGGCCGAGCTGAACGAGGACGAGATCCCGCTCGTCGCGCTCGGCCAGCGCGCGCGCATCGAGGTCGCCGCCGCGGAGGCGGATCGCGACGCACAGGTGACGTACGTGCAGCCGACCCTCGATGTCGAGACGCGCACGCTGCGCGTCCGCTTCGATCTCGACAACGCGGATGGCGCGCTGCGCCCCGGCATGTACGCCACGGTCAAGATCGAGCGCCCGCTCGGCGACGTGCTCGCGCTTCCCGAGGAAGCCGTGATCGACACCGGCGAGCGGCGCGTGGTGTTCGTCGAGACCGCGCGCGGCACGTTCACGCCGCGCGAGGTCTCCCTCGGCCGCCACGGTCAGGATCACTACGAGGTGCTCGGCGGGCTCGCGGCCGGCGATCGCGTCGCGGTGAGCGCGCAGTTCCTGCTCGACTCCGAGAGTCGGCTGCGCGGCGCAGGCCACACCGCGCACGGCGCGCACTGA